The following nucleotide sequence is from Halapricum desulfuricans.
GTTGCGGACGACGATCTGGGCGACGACGCCCTCGTCGCCCCCGTAGCTGTCACGGACGAACTCCTGGGCCGCCGTCTCCTCGGAATCGACCTCGAACTGACCGACGTCCGAACTGCCGGTCTCGCCGAAGGCGACTCCGGCCGCGACGACGACCGTCAGAGCGAGTACGGCGAGCACGACGAGTTTGCTGTGGGCCGCGATCCAGTCCGCGTACCGTCGCGCGATCGATCCGGCCATGTCAGATCCCCGCTCCTCGGTGCTGGCTGCTCATACCTGTGCAGTAGCCACGATCAACTTAAGTGTTTGTAGGTTCCTACTATATTTGCAGTCTGTCGAGGCGGCGATCGGTGCGAACGGATCCGGGAACAGCAGGGAGCGCACCGGTCCGTCGGCTGTGTGAGAACGATCGAAAAGAGACAAGCATGGACCGGGCCAACGAGACGGCAATGAGCGAACGCGAGGCGATCGAGGCGCTGGAGGCGCTGGGGCTGTCGAACTACGAGGCGCAGGTGTTCGTCGCGCTCCAGCGGCTCGGCGGCGGGACCGCCCAGGAGGTGAGTCGCAACTCCGAAGTGCCCCGATCGCAGGTCTACGGGACCGCCGACGGCCTCGCCGAGCGCGGCCTGCTGGAAGTGATCGAGTCCTCGCCCAAGACCTACCGGCCGGTCGAACTCTCGACGGCCCGGCAGCTGCTCACCGAACGCCTCGAACGCGAGACGGCACGCGCGTTCGACACCCTCGAGGAGTTACGAGCCACCGATCGCTCGCCAGCCGAGGGCGACGTCGCGACGCTGCGGGGCCGACGGCCGATCGATGACCGGATCGCCGCGCTCGTCGCCGACGCTGACTCGACCGTGGTCTTCGTCTCGCCGACCGCCGAATCGCTGACCGGCGAAATCGCGACCGCACTCCGGGAGGCCGCCAGTACGGGCGTCTCGGTGACTGTTGTCACGGCCGAACCGTCGCTGCGCGACCGCTCCGACGGCGGCGTCGAGGTGTTCGTCATGTCCGAAGACAATCCGGCGGACTTCGCCGGCCG
It contains:
- a CDS encoding TrmB family transcriptional regulator — translated: MDRANETAMSEREAIEALEALGLSNYEAQVFVALQRLGGGTAQEVSRNSEVPRSQVYGTADGLAERGLLEVIESSPKTYRPVELSTARQLLTERLERETARAFDTLEELRATDRSPAEGDVATLRGRRPIDDRIAALVADADSTVVFVSPTAESLTGEIATALREAASTGVSVTVVTAEPSLRDRSDGGVEVFVMSEDNPADFAGRALMVDDRTVLLAAETDSSPVEEEALWTGDSSIGRILAAFMRSGMESGRDRHRES